One window of Silurus meridionalis isolate SWU-2019-XX chromosome 9, ASM1480568v1, whole genome shotgun sequence genomic DNA carries:
- the LOC124391172 gene encoding inhibin beta B chain-like: MRSFLLKVLCLTACALYVRCTPAPEPEARTTASRESCASCGLAQPADSGRMDAEFVEAVKRHILTRLQMRERPNITQPVPKAAMVTALRKLHAGKVREDGRVEIPDVDGHASHANDVEEETSEIITFAETDDLLSSKSSLFFIISNEGNQNLYVSQANLWLYFKLLPSLLEKGTRRKVMVKVYYQEPGLGSKWNLVEKRVELKRSGWHTFPLTDAVQLVFSKGTRRQNLDVRCDGCEGVGILPVLVNSGDESHRPFLVVQARATDSKHRIRKRGLECDGTSGLCCRQQFYIDFRLIGWNDWIIAPSGYFGNYCEGNCPAYMAGVPGSASSFHTAVVNQYRMRGMSPGSMNSCCIPTKLSTMSMLYFDDEYNIVKRDVPNMIVEECGCA, from the exons ATGAGAAGTTTCCTACTCAAGGTGCTTTGTCTGACCGCCTGCGCGCTGTACGTGCGCTGCACGCCCGCGCCGGAACCCGAGGCGCGCACGACGGCGTCGCGCGAGTCGTGCGCTTCGTGCGGTCTCGCGCAGCCTGCCGACTCGGGGAGGATGGACGCGGAGTTCGTGGAGGCGGTCAAGAGGCACATCCTGACCAGGCTGCAGATGAGAGAGAGACCCAATATCACTCAGCCCGTACCAAAGGCGGCCATGGTGACCGCGCTGCGAAAGCTGCACGCCGGCAAAGTGCGTGAGGACGGCCGGGTCGAGATCCCCGATGTTGACGGACACGCGAGTCACGCCAATGACGTCGAGGAGGAGACGTCGGAAATCATCACTTTTGCAGAGACAG ATGATTTGCTGTCTTCAAAGTCCAGTCTTTTCTTCATCATCTCCAATGAAGGCAACCAGAACCTCTATGTGTCTCAGGCAAATCTGTGGCTGTACTTTAAACTTCTGCCTAGTTTGTTGGAGAAGGGCACTCGAAGGAAGGTCATGGTTAAAGTTTACTATCAGGAACCAGGCCTGGGCAGCAAGTGGAACCTGGTGGAGAAGCGTGTGGAGTTGAAGCGCAGCGGCTGGCACACATTTCCTCTTACTGATGCCGTGCAACTAGTGTTCTCCAAAGGTACACGAAGACAAAACCTGGATGTTCggtgtgatggatgtgagggGGTAGGCATTCTGCCTGTATTGGTGAACTCAGGTGACGAATCGCACCGACCATTCTTGGTGGTACAGGCACGTGCAACAGACAGCAAGCACCGCATCCGCAAGCGTGGCCTGGAATGTGATGGTACAAGTGGACTGTGTTGTCGGCAGCAATTCTACATCGACTTTCGCCTCATCGGATGGAATGACTGGATCATCGCACCATCAGGCTATTTTGGCAACTACTGTGAGGGAAACTGTCCAGCATACATGGCTGGCGTTCCAGGCTCAGCATCATCATTTCACACAGCTGTAGTGAACCAATACCGCATGAGGGGGATGAGTCCAGGTTCTATGAACTCCTGCTGTATCCCTACCAAACTCAGCACCATGTCCATGCTGTACTTTGATGATGAGTATAACATTGTCAAGCGCGATGTACCCAACATGATTGTAGAGGAGTGTGGATGTGCTTGA